One window from the genome of Streptomyces sp. NBC_00287 encodes:
- a CDS encoding glycosyltransferase, whose translation MGQTARVSAFVWIAVGSLAAWLWLLLCQGFFWRTDIRLPPRREPRAWPSVCVVVPARDEAAVLPDSLPSLLAQDYPGRAEIFLVDDGSSDGTGQLARELAERHGGLPLTVTSPGEPPAGWTGKLWAVHHGIGLARARAPEYLLLTDADIAHAPDSLRQLVAASDTGGFDAVSLMARLRVESVWERLVVPAFVYFFAQLYPFRRIGKKGTRTAAAAGGCVLLRTEAAERARIPDAIRHAVIDDVALARAVKSGGGHIWLGLADRVDSVRPYPRLHDLWRMVSRSAYAQLRHNPLLLVGTVAGLALVYLVPPVALVAGDATAATAGGLAWLVMTGTYLPMLRYYRQPLWLAPLLPFTAFLYLLMTVDSALQHYRGRGAAWKGRTYTRPDAVPDEG comes from the coding sequence GTGGATCGCCGTCGGATCACTCGCCGCCTGGCTGTGGCTGCTGCTCTGTCAGGGCTTCTTCTGGCGCACCGACATCCGGCTGCCGCCCCGGCGCGAACCACGCGCGTGGCCGTCCGTCTGTGTCGTCGTACCCGCGCGTGACGAGGCGGCCGTGCTGCCCGACAGCCTGCCCTCGCTGCTCGCCCAGGACTATCCAGGGCGGGCCGAGATCTTCCTCGTCGACGACGGAAGCTCCGACGGCACCGGGCAACTGGCCCGCGAGCTCGCCGAGCGGCACGGCGGACTGCCGCTGACCGTCACCTCCCCCGGTGAACCACCGGCGGGCTGGACCGGCAAGCTGTGGGCGGTGCACCACGGCATCGGCCTGGCACGCGCGCGTGCACCCGAATATCTGCTGCTGACGGACGCCGACATCGCGCACGCGCCCGACAGCCTCAGACAGCTCGTCGCGGCGTCGGACACCGGCGGCTTCGACGCAGTCTCGCTGATGGCCCGGCTGCGGGTGGAGAGCGTCTGGGAGCGGCTGGTCGTGCCCGCCTTCGTCTACTTCTTCGCGCAGCTGTATCCCTTCCGCCGGATCGGAAAGAAGGGGACACGCACCGCGGCCGCGGCGGGCGGCTGCGTCCTGCTGCGCACGGAGGCGGCCGAGCGGGCCCGGATCCCGGACGCCATCCGGCACGCGGTCATCGACGACGTGGCGCTGGCCCGGGCCGTGAAGAGCGGCGGCGGGCACATCTGGCTCGGTCTCGCCGACCGGGTGGACAGCGTGCGGCCGTATCCGCGCCTGCACGACCTGTGGCGGATGGTCTCCCGCAGCGCGTACGCGCAACTGCGCCACAACCCGCTGCTGCTCGTCGGTACGGTCGCCGGGCTCGCGCTCGTCTACCTGGTGCCTCCGGTGGCCCTGGTGGCGGGGGATGCGACGGCGGCGACGGCCGGTGGGCTCGCGTGGCTGGTGATGACCGGGACGTACCTGCCGATGCTCCGCTACTACCGGCAGCCGCTGTGGCTCGCTCCCCTGCTGCCGTTCACCGCGTTCCTGTATCTGCTGATGACGGTCGACTCCGCGCTGCAGCACTACCGGGGGCGCGGTGCGGCCTGGAAGGGCCGCACCTACACCCGCCCGGATGCCGTGCCCGACGAGGGCTGA
- a CDS encoding TerD family protein, which translates to MPKGSNVPVPTTALRVELGWRSGPGVPDADASALLLVGGKVRSDADFVFYNQAVHASGAVRHEGKRDAGGRVTDSLLVDLARVEPAIETVILAASSDGGSFGQVPDLAIEVKDAAQGTSVARFDSTGATVETAFVLGEFYRRQGAWKFRAVGQGYSSGLEGLATDYGITVDEPQQAAPAAPPVTPAVTMPPPPAMPPAAPPPPQAPPVSLSKVTLTKAAPAVSLTKQGGTSGALRVNLNWEVRKQFSGWASKLGRPVAMHNDLDLDLCALYELTDGSKGVVQALGNAYGSLHQPPYIHLDGDDRTGAVSTGENLTVNLDQQRAFRRILVFVTIYEGARSFADLHATVTLTPQFGAPVDFSLDECTVPSTVCALALITNTGSDLVVQREARYLVPERGVSPQRTVDYAYGWGMNWTPGRK; encoded by the coding sequence ATGCCGAAAGGATCGAATGTTCCGGTGCCGACGACGGCGCTTCGCGTCGAATTGGGCTGGCGTTCCGGGCCGGGGGTGCCGGACGCGGACGCCTCGGCGCTGCTGCTGGTCGGCGGGAAGGTCCGCTCCGACGCGGACTTCGTCTTCTACAACCAGGCCGTGCACGCCTCGGGCGCGGTCCGGCACGAGGGCAAGCGGGACGCCGGCGGCCGGGTGACCGACAGCCTGCTGGTCGACCTCGCGCGCGTGGAGCCCGCGATCGAGACGGTCATCCTCGCCGCCTCCTCGGACGGCGGCTCCTTCGGCCAGGTCCCCGATCTCGCCATCGAGGTCAAGGACGCCGCCCAGGGCACTTCGGTCGCCCGCTTCGACAGCACCGGTGCCACCGTCGAAACGGCCTTCGTGCTGGGCGAGTTCTACCGCCGGCAGGGCGCGTGGAAGTTCCGCGCCGTCGGCCAGGGCTACAGCAGCGGCCTGGAGGGCCTGGCCACCGACTACGGGATCACGGTGGACGAGCCCCAGCAGGCGGCCCCCGCCGCACCGCCCGTCACCCCCGCCGTGACGATGCCTCCGCCGCCCGCGATGCCGCCGGCCGCCCCGCCCCCGCCCCAGGCACCCCCGGTCAGCCTCAGCAAGGTGACGCTCACCAAGGCGGCCCCCGCGGTCTCGCTGACCAAGCAGGGTGGCACCTCGGGCGCGTTGCGTGTGAACCTCAACTGGGAGGTGCGCAAGCAGTTCTCCGGCTGGGCGAGCAAGCTGGGCCGCCCGGTCGCCATGCACAACGACCTCGACCTCGACCTGTGCGCCCTGTACGAGCTCACCGACGGCAGCAAGGGCGTCGTCCAGGCCCTCGGCAACGCCTACGGCTCCCTGCACCAGCCGCCGTACATCCACCTCGACGGCGACGACCGCACCGGAGCCGTGTCCACCGGCGAGAACCTCACCGTCAACCTGGACCAGCAGCGGGCCTTCAGGCGCATCCTGGTCTTCGTGACCATCTACGAAGGGGCGCGCTCCTTCGCCGACCTGCACGCCACGGTCACCCTCACGCCCCAGTTCGGCGCCCCGGTCGACTTCTCGCTCGACGAGTGCACGGTCCCCTCGACGGTGTGCGCGCTGGCCCTGATCACCAACACCGGAAGCGATCTCGTCGTCCAGCGCGAGGCCCGCTATCTGGTGCCCGAGCGTGGCGTGAGCCCGCAGCGGACGGTCGACTACGCGTACGGCTGGGGCATGAACTGGACGCCAGGACGCAAGTAG
- a CDS encoding DUF6643 family protein — translation MTSPRSTYGGGYYSASFPDTPIYDSLVAERGTPQIAPIRVPAAYDAPGSHLPALPSALPALPAAPSQPSYGYPHAQQPAPLQQAPAAYIPQQAAAPRGYPGPQPQQPRPAAPQGYEAMRPAAPRPAAPVYQDPYNNQQYRGY, via the coding sequence ATGACCTCCCCCCGCTCCACCTATGGCGGCGGCTACTACTCCGCCTCCTTCCCGGACACCCCGATCTACGACTCCCTCGTCGCCGAGCGGGGTACCCCGCAGATCGCCCCGATCCGGGTTCCCGCCGCCTACGACGCCCCGGGCAGCCACCTGCCCGCGCTGCCGTCGGCACTGCCGGCCCTCCCGGCCGCACCGTCCCAGCCCTCCTACGGCTACCCGCATGCGCAGCAGCCCGCGCCGCTGCAGCAGGCCCCCGCGGCGTACATCCCGCAGCAGGCGGCCGCGCCCCGCGGTTATCCCGGTCCGCAGCCCCAGCAGCCGCGCCCGGCGGCTCCCCAGGGCTACGAGGCGATGCGTCCCGCGGCGCCCCGGCCCGCGGCGCCGGTGTACCAGGACCCGTACAACAACCAGCAGTACCGCGGCTACTGA
- a CDS encoding MOSC domain-containing protein, whose protein sequence is MGNTRLQSIHVHPVKAFRGTAPREAVVEPWGLTGDRRWMLIDDGGKVVTQRQQPRLALAAAELLPGGGLRLSAPGMDPLTVPVPRPAATVTVEIFSDKVEAVPAEDAAVHAWSSAYLGIDVRLVHMDDPATRRPVDPDYALPGETVSFADGYPLLLASTASLDALNSLIAEGRHADEGPLPMNRFRPNVVVSGTTAWAEDDWSRLAIGEVAFRVAKMCGRCVVTTTDQGTAGRGKEPLHTLGRHRRIGGKLVFGQNLVPLTGGTIRVGDPVEILA, encoded by the coding sequence ATGGGGAATACGCGACTGCAGTCGATACACGTTCATCCGGTCAAGGCGTTCCGGGGCACCGCGCCCCGGGAGGCCGTCGTGGAGCCCTGGGGGCTGACCGGTGACCGTCGCTGGATGCTGATCGACGACGGGGGAAAGGTCGTCACACAACGCCAGCAACCACGCCTCGCGTTGGCCGCCGCCGAGCTTCTGCCCGGCGGCGGCCTTCGGCTGTCCGCGCCGGGGATGGACCCGCTGACCGTTCCGGTGCCCAGGCCTGCCGCGACCGTCACCGTGGAGATCTTCAGCGACAAGGTCGAGGCCGTGCCCGCCGAGGACGCCGCCGTGCACGCCTGGTCCAGCGCCTACCTCGGCATTGACGTACGCCTCGTGCACATGGACGACCCGGCCACGCGTCGGCCCGTCGACCCGGACTACGCACTGCCCGGTGAGACCGTCAGCTTCGCCGACGGCTACCCGCTGCTGCTCGCCTCGACCGCCTCCCTCGACGCCCTCAACTCCCTGATCGCCGAGGGCCGGCACGCGGACGAGGGTCCGCTGCCCATGAACCGCTTCCGGCCGAACGTCGTCGTGTCCGGCACCACTGCCTGGGCCGAGGACGACTGGTCCCGCCTCGCCATCGGCGAGGTCGCCTTCCGCGTCGCCAAGATGTGCGGACGGTGCGTCGTCACCACCACCGACCAGGGCACCGCCGGGCGGGGCAAGGAGCCCCTGCACACCCTCGGACGGCACCGCCGCATCGGCGGCAAGCTCGTCTTCGGGCAGAACCTGGTGCCGCTGACCGGCGGCACGATCCGGGTCGGGGATCCGGTCGAGATCCTCGCCTGA
- a CDS encoding Rv1733c family protein, translated as MRAISGLWRWQHNPLRRATDLAEAWVALTALLLILVLAPVAATAVGTLAQDALQESVREQRASRHLVTATVADTLGDSPLETDPETAASGREVRTRVLADWTAPDGTRRHGAVTARIDDPQPGDRFTIWTDRQGRLAARPLDSATATTHAVLAAFGAALLVIGMVECGRRLIVWRMVRRRYARWDQAWDRAGPDWGRTGAGS; from the coding sequence GTGCGAGCGATCAGCGGGCTGTGGCGCTGGCAGCACAACCCACTGCGCCGGGCGACCGATCTGGCCGAGGCCTGGGTGGCGCTGACCGCCCTGCTGCTCATCCTCGTCCTGGCCCCCGTGGCCGCCACCGCCGTCGGCACCCTCGCGCAGGACGCGCTGCAGGAGTCGGTGCGCGAACAGCGCGCCTCCCGGCACCTGGTGACCGCCACCGTCGCCGACACCCTGGGCGACTCCCCGCTGGAGACCGACCCCGAGACCGCCGCCTCCGGCCGGGAGGTCCGCACCCGCGTGCTGGCCGACTGGACCGCCCCGGACGGCACCCGGCGGCACGGCGCGGTCACGGCACGGATCGACGACCCGCAGCCCGGCGACCGCTTCACGATCTGGACGGACCGTCAGGGCCGCCTGGCGGCCCGCCCGCTGGACTCCGCGACCGCCACCACCCATGCCGTGCTGGCCGCCTTCGGCGCGGCTCTGCTGGTCATAGGCATGGTCGAGTGCGGCAGACGGCTGATCGTCTGGCGCATGGTCCGTCGCCGGTACGCCCGTTGGGACCAGGCCTGGGACCGGGCGGGACCGGACTGGGGCCGCACCGGCGCCGGCAGCTGA
- a CDS encoding right-handed parallel beta-helix repeat-containing protein, giving the protein MAQGTVQVTHTGTSRWRRRTGEYASLAAALQAAADGDVLTVAPGTYRENLVVERPVTLRGPEGSPGSVRIAPLDGVPLTVRASAVIQDLHVEGQDSAAPALLVEDGAPELVDIRVVTRSAAGIEVRGAARPTVRRCTVDNPAGIGIAVLDGGGGVFEECEVVSAGQSGIAVRGGAHPRLERCRVHHTSGAGLTATGENSALEAVGCEIYEVRGSGVQITGRATAHLTDCDVHRTTADGVTLDTDAVLTLADCRIHDIPENAVDLRSRSVLTLTRTTVRQFGRNGLSVWDPGTRVDANQCEIFDSTGDYPAVWVSDGATAVLDSCRVHDVPDALFVLDRGSRADVVDSDLSQVRNTAVSVSDGATAQLDDCRIRDAATGAWFRDHGSGGTLANCTLDGVQTGVIVTKGADPTIERCTVDSPAEAGFYVSAGGRGSFLNCRVTGSAGYGFHVLDGCRTTLKKCRTERCARGGYEFADGGADAGSGTGPVVEECTSDESAGLRQPNAPREPAVQTASQSPGLLGAIPGQRATEQEPLIAPVAPEPSRTSKAVLGELDALVGLDSVKREVRALTDMIEVGRRRQQAGLKAASVKRHLVFTGSPGTGKTTVARLYGEILASLGVLEKGHLVEVSRVDLVGEHIGSTAIRTQEAFDKARGGVLFIDEAYALSPEDSGRDFGKEAIDTLVKLMEDHRDAVVVIVAGYTAEMERFLSINPGVASRFSRTITFCDYNPEELLRIVEQQAEEHEYRLAQGAAEALLKYFTALPKGPAFGNGRTARQTFEAMVEAHASRVAQLEEPSTDDLTLLYAEDLPGSS; this is encoded by the coding sequence ATGGCACAGGGCACGGTCCAGGTGACGCACACCGGCACATCGCGGTGGCGGCGCCGCACGGGTGAGTACGCATCGCTCGCCGCAGCGCTTCAGGCCGCGGCCGACGGCGACGTCCTCACCGTCGCGCCCGGCACCTACCGGGAGAACCTCGTCGTCGAGCGGCCGGTGACCCTGCGCGGACCCGAGGGCTCCCCCGGCTCGGTGCGGATCGCTCCCCTGGACGGTGTGCCGCTGACCGTGCGCGCCTCGGCGGTGATCCAGGACCTGCATGTGGAGGGCCAGGACTCGGCCGCGCCCGCCCTGCTGGTCGAGGACGGCGCGCCGGAGCTGGTGGACATCCGTGTCGTCACCCGTTCCGCGGCCGGTATCGAGGTGCGCGGCGCCGCCCGGCCGACCGTGCGGCGCTGCACCGTCGACAACCCCGCGGGCATCGGCATCGCCGTACTCGACGGCGGGGGCGGCGTGTTCGAGGAGTGCGAGGTCGTCTCGGCCGGCCAGTCCGGGATCGCGGTGCGCGGCGGGGCCCACCCCCGTCTGGAGCGCTGCCGGGTGCATCACACCTCGGGCGCGGGCCTGACCGCGACCGGGGAGAACTCCGCGCTGGAAGCGGTCGGTTGCGAGATCTACGAGGTCCGCGGCAGCGGGGTGCAGATCACCGGCCGGGCCACCGCACACCTCACCGACTGCGATGTGCACCGCACCACGGCGGACGGGGTCACCCTCGACACGGACGCCGTGCTGACCCTCGCCGACTGCCGTATCCACGACATCCCGGAGAACGCGGTCGATCTGCGGTCCCGTTCCGTGCTCACCCTGACCCGTACGACGGTGCGGCAGTTCGGGCGCAACGGCCTGTCGGTGTGGGACCCGGGCACGCGCGTGGACGCCAACCAGTGCGAGATCTTCGACAGTACCGGCGACTACCCGGCCGTCTGGGTCAGCGACGGCGCCACCGCCGTACTGGACTCCTGCCGGGTGCACGACGTGCCGGACGCCCTGTTCGTCCTCGACCGGGGCTCGCGCGCGGATGTCGTCGACAGCGACCTCTCCCAGGTACGCAACACGGCCGTGTCGGTCAGCGACGGCGCCACCGCCCAGCTCGACGACTGCCGGATCCGGGACGCGGCCACCGGCGCCTGGTTCCGCGATCACGGCAGCGGCGGCACCCTCGCCAACTGCACGCTGGACGGCGTGCAGACCGGCGTGATCGTCACCAAGGGCGCCGACCCCACCATCGAGCGCTGCACGGTCGACTCCCCCGCGGAGGCCGGCTTCTACGTCTCCGCGGGCGGCCGAGGCAGCTTCCTGAACTGCCGGGTCACGGGCAGCGCGGGCTACGGCTTCCATGTGCTCGACGGCTGCCGGACGACGCTCAAGAAGTGTCGTACGGAGCGCTGTGCGCGTGGGGGTTACGAGTTCGCGGACGGCGGCGCCGACGCGGGCTCCGGGACCGGGCCCGTGGTGGAGGAGTGCACGAGCGACGAGAGCGCCGGGCTGCGGCAGCCGAACGCGCCCCGCGAGCCGGCCGTGCAGACGGCAAGTCAGTCGCCGGGCCTGCTCGGCGCGATCCCCGGCCAGCGGGCCACCGAACAGGAGCCGCTGATCGCCCCGGTGGCGCCGGAGCCGTCACGGACCTCCAAGGCTGTCCTTGGTGAACTGGACGCGCTGGTGGGCCTGGACAGCGTCAAGCGCGAGGTGCGCGCGCTCACCGACATGATCGAGGTGGGCCGGCGCCGCCAGCAGGCGGGCCTGAAGGCCGCCTCCGTCAAGCGGCATCTGGTCTTCACCGGCTCCCCCGGCACCGGCAAGACGACCGTCGCCCGGCTCTACGGCGAGATCCTCGCCTCCCTCGGCGTCCTGGAGAAGGGCCATCTCGTCGAGGTGTCCCGGGTCGATCTGGTCGGCGAGCACATCGGCTCCACGGCGATCCGCACCCAGGAGGCCTTCGACAAGGCCCGCGGCGGGGTGCTGTTCATCGACGAGGCGTACGCGCTCTCACCGGAGGACTCCGGCCGGGACTTCGGCAAGGAGGCCATCGACACGCTGGTGAAGCTGATGGAGGACCACCGGGACGCGGTGGTGGTGATCGTCGCGGGCTATACGGCGGAGATGGAACGGTTCCTTTCCATCAACCCCGGTGTGGCCTCCCGCTTCTCACGGACCATCACCTTCTGCGACTACAACCCCGAGGAACTGCTGCGGATCGTGGAGCAGCAGGCCGAGGAGCACGAGTACCGGCTGGCGCAGGGCGCCGCCGAGGCCCTGCTGAAGTACTTCACGGCGCTCCCCAAGGGTCCTGCGTTCGGCAACGGCCGCACCGCGCGGCAGACCTTCGAGGCGATGGTGGAGGCGCACGCGAGCCGGGTCGCCCAGCTGGAGGAGCCCAGCACGGACGACCTGACGCTGCTCTACGCGGAGGACCTGCCCGGGTCGTCCTGA
- a CDS encoding DeoR/GlpR family DNA-binding transcription regulator produces the protein MSENQNLLAEQRRALILDEVRRRGGVRVNELTRKLGVSDMTVRRDLDALARQGVLEKVHGGAVPVMEASTHEPGFEAKSGLELTAKEDIARAAAELVAPGAAIALSGGTTTYALAHQLVDVPDLTVVTNSVRVADVFHVAQRTSGPRQGAATVVLTGGVRTPSDSLVGPVADQAIAALHFDVLFLGVHGISVEAGLSTPNLAEAETNRRLVQSARRVVVIADHTKWGVVGLSSFAALHQVDTLVTDRGLAAEARAEVSEHLRRLVVAGEPEDTTDS, from the coding sequence GTGAGTGAGAATCAGAACCTCCTCGCGGAGCAGCGCCGCGCCCTGATCCTGGACGAGGTCCGGCGCCGCGGCGGGGTCCGGGTCAATGAGCTCACCCGCAAGCTCGGCGTGTCGGACATGACCGTGCGCCGCGACCTCGACGCGCTGGCCCGCCAGGGCGTGCTGGAGAAGGTGCATGGCGGCGCGGTCCCGGTGATGGAGGCGAGCACCCACGAGCCGGGCTTCGAGGCCAAGTCGGGCCTGGAGCTGACCGCCAAGGAGGACATCGCGCGGGCCGCGGCCGAGCTGGTGGCCCCGGGCGCGGCGATCGCACTGTCGGGCGGTACGACGACGTACGCCCTGGCCCATCAGCTGGTGGACGTGCCCGACCTCACCGTCGTCACCAACTCGGTGCGAGTGGCCGATGTCTTCCACGTCGCGCAGCGCACCTCGGGACCGCGCCAGGGCGCGGCCACCGTCGTACTGACCGGCGGCGTGCGCACCCCCTCCGACTCACTGGTCGGTCCGGTGGCCGACCAGGCCATCGCCGCGCTCCACTTCGATGTGCTGTTCCTCGGTGTCCACGGGATATCGGTGGAGGCCGGTCTGTCGACACCGAACCTCGCCGAGGCCGAGACCAACCGCCGTCTGGTGCAGTCGGCGCGCCGGGTCGTGGTGATCGCCGACCACACCAAGTGGGGTGTGGTGGGGCTGAGTTCGTTCGCGGCCCTGCACCAGGTGGACACGCTGGTGACGGACCGCGGATTGGCGGCCGAGGCGCGTGCGGAGGTGTCGGAGCATCTGCGGCGGCTGGTCGTCGCCGGTGAGCCCGAGGACACTACAGACAGCTGA
- a CDS encoding SRPBCC family protein: MLRRLRHEGLDFVETAPVRLVFAREISAPPDAVFHALAEDVPGWAEWFSPVTQAEPVQDTRPGRRIRLRGGIRFQETVLAADKPEVYAYCVDATNAPGPRALVEEWRLAPAGTGTRVQWTFAADGSAPFRMVLKAARPGLGRAFRDAVNALDRRLAKH; the protein is encoded by the coding sequence ATGCTCCGCCGACTGCGGCACGAGGGACTCGACTTCGTCGAGACCGCTCCGGTACGGCTCGTCTTCGCCCGCGAGATCTCCGCCCCGCCCGACGCCGTCTTCCACGCCCTCGCCGAGGACGTGCCCGGCTGGGCGGAGTGGTTCTCGCCGGTCACACAAGCCGAGCCGGTCCAGGACACGCGGCCCGGACGCCGGATCCGCCTACGGGGAGGCATCCGCTTCCAGGAGACCGTCCTCGCGGCCGACAAGCCCGAGGTGTACGCCTACTGCGTCGACGCGACCAACGCGCCGGGCCCGCGCGCCCTGGTCGAGGAGTGGCGCCTGGCCCCGGCCGGGACGGGCACGCGCGTGCAGTGGACGTTCGCGGCGGACGGCTCGGCACCCTTCCGGATGGTGCTCAAGGCCGCGCGGCCCGGTCTGGGCCGAGCGTTCCGCGACGCCGTCAACGCGCTGGACCGACGGCTGGCGAAACACTGA
- a CDS encoding PLP-dependent cysteine synthase family protein — protein sequence MSTPQQTRTGETLDVDHTDVVYRTWLKEAVRKVQADANRSADTHLLRFPLPEKWGIDLYLKDESTHPTGSLKHRLARSLFLYGLCNGWIRPGRPVIEASSGSTAVSEAYFAKLIGVPFIAVMPRTTSAEKIRLIEFHGGQCHFVDDPRTMYEESARLAVETGGHYMDQFTYAERATDWRGNNNIAESIFRQLELERYPVPAWIVATAGTGGTSATIARYVHYTQHDTRICVADPENSCFFEGWTTGDPDVTCDCGSRIEGIGRPRMEPSFVPGAIDRMMKVPDAASVAAVRALEKAIGRKAGGSTGTGLWSALKIVAEMVAEGRQGSVVTLLCDPGDRYLDKYYSDAWLAEQGLDIQPYTEAIESLLETGVWPS from the coding sequence GTGAGCACCCCCCAGCAGACCCGGACCGGCGAAACCCTCGATGTCGACCACACCGACGTCGTCTATCGGACCTGGCTGAAAGAGGCCGTCCGCAAAGTTCAGGCCGATGCGAACCGCTCGGCGGATACGCATTTGCTCCGCTTCCCGCTGCCGGAGAAGTGGGGCATCGACCTGTACCTGAAGGACGAGTCGACCCACCCGACAGGGAGCCTCAAGCACCGTCTGGCCCGCTCGCTCTTCCTCTACGGTCTGTGCAATGGCTGGATCCGGCCGGGCCGTCCGGTGATCGAGGCGTCCAGTGGTTCGACTGCGGTGTCCGAGGCGTACTTCGCGAAGTTGATCGGCGTGCCCTTCATCGCGGTCATGCCGCGCACGACGAGTGCCGAGAAGATCCGTCTGATCGAGTTCCACGGCGGGCAGTGCCATTTCGTGGACGATCCGCGCACGATGTACGAGGAGTCGGCCCGTCTCGCGGTGGAGACCGGCGGCCACTACATGGACCAGTTCACCTACGCGGAACGGGCCACGGACTGGCGCGGCAACAACAACATCGCCGAATCGATCTTCCGCCAGCTGGAGTTGGAGCGGTATCCCGTGCCCGCGTGGATCGTGGCCACGGCCGGCACCGGCGGTACGTCGGCGACCATCGCCCGGTACGTCCACTACACGCAGCACGACACGCGTATCTGTGTTGCCGATCCGGAGAACTCCTGTTTCTTCGAGGGCTGGACCACCGGCGATCCGGACGTCACCTGCGACTGCGGCTCGCGGATCGAGGGCATCGGCAGACCTCGGATGGAACCGAGCTTCGTGCCCGGGGCGATCGACCGCATGATGAAGGTCCCGGACGCGGCGAGTGTGGCCGCCGTGCGGGCGCTGGAGAAGGCCATCGGCCGTAAGGCGGGCGGCTCGACGGGTACCGGGCTGTGGAGCGCGCTGAAGATCGTCGCTGAGATGGTGGCCGAGGGGCGGCAGGGGAGCGTGGTGACGCTGCTGTGCGATCCGGGCGACCGTTACCTCGACAAGTACTACTCGGACGCCTGGCTCGCCGAGCAGGGACTGGACATCCAGCCGTACACGGAGGCGATCGAGTCGCTGCTGGAGACGGGCGTCTGGCCCTCCTGA
- a CDS encoding ATP-binding protein: protein MISHPSRHCTVELQALPSRIGQVRRIVSAQLRYWHLDPLIDRAALGVTELLTNVHQHAQPDKTCTVEIELLLDRLMVSVHDHDPRLPVVEDIDAVAPLATCGRGLAMVAAVSDSWGVRPDGESGKAVWFTLPTPASARAAARPLRRAVLDKPAHRFTDVGPRVDLRRPEHAPARSAVVG from the coding sequence GTGATCAGTCACCCAAGCAGGCACTGCACGGTGGAGCTCCAAGCCCTGCCGTCGCGGATCGGCCAGGTCCGCAGAATCGTATCGGCGCAGTTGCGCTACTGGCATCTGGATCCCCTGATAGACCGGGCGGCGCTCGGTGTGACAGAGCTGTTGACCAACGTCCACCAGCACGCACAGCCCGACAAGACGTGCACCGTGGAGATCGAGCTGCTGCTCGACCGGCTCATGGTCTCCGTGCACGACCACGACCCGCGTCTGCCGGTCGTGGAGGACATCGATGCCGTCGCACCGCTCGCCACCTGCGGGCGGGGGCTGGCGATGGTGGCCGCGGTCAGCGACAGCTGGGGCGTACGGCCGGACGGCGAGTCGGGCAAGGCCGTGTGGTTCACGCTGCCTACGCCGGCGTCGGCGCGAGCGGCGGCGCGTCCGCTACGACGGGCCGTGCTGGACAAGCCCGCCCACCGGTTCACGGATGTCGGGCCGCGTGTCGACCTGCGTCGGCCCGAGCATGCTCCCGCCCGATCGGCCGTTGTCGGCTGA